The Nitrosomonas cryotolerans ATCC 49181 genome includes a window with the following:
- the tkt gene encoding transketolase, whose amino-acid sequence MDTFKDFDAPVFKNLTSAVRALAMDAVQKANSGHPGMPMGMAEIAEVLWIHHLRHNPNNPKWVDRDRFVLSNGHGSMLIYALLHLTGYDLPMEEIKRFRQFDSKTPGHPEYGYTPGVETTTGPLGQGITNAVGMALAEKILAAEFNRPGFNIVDHHTYVFLGDGCLMEGISHEACSLAGTLGLGKLICFYDDNGISIDGNVEGWFTDDTPKRFEAYGWHVVPNVNGHDPDAIEAAIEEAKKCCDKPTMICCKTVIGMGSPNKANTHSVHGAALGDAEIAATRPHIGWHYPPFEIPKEVYEVWDARAKGEKLESDWNEVFSRYAEKYPAEAAEFKRRMAGDLPANWQSHVDSVINQVNAKGETIASRKASQNAIEDLAPVLPELIGGSADLAGSNLTLWSGSQGVSQKSGGNYIYYGVREFGMSAIMNGLSLHGGLIPYGATFLMFSEYARNALRMAALMKIRNLFVFTHDSIGLGEDGPTHQPVEQTATLRYIPNMDVWRPCDTVESAVAWARAVERKEGPSTLIFSRQNLPFQKRDAATIKLIDKGGYVLSEADNGQPQIILIATGSEIGLAIDAQKSLLETGIHARVVSMPCTNLFDRQEVSYKDSVLLRNVKRVAIEAGVTDFWRKYVGLEGAVVGIDTFGESAPADVLFEHFGFTVENVVKTVKNII is encoded by the coding sequence GAAATTGCGGAAGTACTATGGATACATCATTTGCGCCACAATCCGAATAACCCCAAATGGGTTGATCGTGATCGATTCGTTCTCTCCAATGGACATGGCTCCATGTTGATCTACGCGCTCTTGCATCTGACGGGCTATGATCTGCCAATGGAAGAAATTAAGCGTTTTCGACAATTCGATTCTAAAACACCGGGTCATCCTGAGTATGGGTATACGCCCGGAGTAGAAACGACGACGGGACCACTAGGTCAGGGAATTACTAATGCGGTGGGTATGGCGTTGGCGGAAAAGATTCTGGCTGCTGAATTTAATCGCCCAGGTTTTAATATTGTTGATCACCATACCTATGTTTTCCTGGGTGATGGTTGTTTAATGGAAGGCATTTCCCATGAAGCCTGCTCATTGGCAGGTACCTTGGGATTAGGGAAACTAATCTGTTTTTACGATGATAACGGAATATCGATTGATGGTAATGTCGAAGGGTGGTTTACCGATGATACGCCAAAGCGGTTTGAGGCTTATGGATGGCATGTTGTACCCAATGTAAATGGCCATGATCCGGACGCAATCGAGGCGGCTATTGAGGAAGCTAAAAAATGCTGTGATAAACCCACCATGATTTGTTGTAAAACGGTTATTGGTATGGGGTCGCCGAATAAGGCCAATACACATTCAGTACATGGGGCTGCCTTGGGTGATGCAGAAATTGCTGCCACACGTCCTCATATTGGTTGGCATTACCCACCTTTTGAGATTCCTAAGGAAGTATACGAAGTATGGGATGCGCGTGCTAAGGGTGAGAAACTTGAAAGTGACTGGAATGAGGTTTTCTCCCGCTATGCTGAAAAATACCCTGCAGAAGCAGCTGAATTTAAGCGTCGTATGGCCGGTGATTTGCCTGCTAACTGGCAGAGCCACGTCGATAGTGTAATCAATCAGGTAAATGCGAAGGGAGAAACAATTGCCAGCCGCAAGGCTTCGCAGAATGCGATTGAAGACCTGGCACCTGTTTTACCGGAATTAATCGGAGGCTCTGCTGATCTGGCAGGATCAAATCTGACTTTATGGTCTGGTTCGCAAGGCGTGAGCCAGAAATCAGGGGGTAATTATATCTATTATGGTGTGCGTGAATTTGGTATGAGCGCCATCATGAATGGATTGTCTCTGCATGGTGGCCTGATTCCTTATGGCGCTACCTTCCTGATGTTTTCGGAATATGCGCGTAATGCTTTACGCATGGCTGCCTTGATGAAGATTCGTAATTTATTTGTATTTACGCATGATTCTATTGGGTTGGGTGAAGATGGACCTACGCATCAGCCGGTGGAACAAACCGCAACATTACGTTATATTCCCAATATGGATGTCTGGCGGCCTTGTGATACCGTTGAGTCGGCGGTTGCTTGGGCGCGTGCTGTTGAGCGTAAAGAAGGACCTTCTACATTGATCTTCAGTCGGCAGAATTTACCATTCCAGAAGCGTGATGCAGCTACCATTAAATTGATTGATAAAGGTGGTTATGTTTTATCGGAAGCGGATAATGGTCAACCACAAATTATCCTGATTGCGACAGGTTCAGAGATTGGTCTGGCAATAGATGCGCAGAAATCATTGCTTGAAACCGGTATTCATGCACGTGTAGTCTCAATGCCATGCACCAATTTGTTTGACCGGCAAGAGGTATCTTATAAAGACAGTGTATTGCTGCGAAATGTAAAACGCGTTGCTATAGAGGCAGGTGTAACGGATTTTTGGCGAAAATATGTGGGCTTGGAAGGTGCTGTGGTAGGGATAGATACCTTTGGTGAATCCGCGCCAGCAGATGTGTTATTTGAGCATTTTGGTTTTACCGTTGAGAATGTAGTCAAGACCGTAAAAAATATCATTTGA
- the gap gene encoding type I glyceraldehyde-3-phosphate dehydrogenase: MTIKVGINGFGRIGRMVFRSAVQNFSDIEVVAINDLLEPDYLAYMLKHDSVHGRFKGDISVDGNTLVVNGKRIRLTAIKDPAELKWDEVGVDVVIESTGLFLTKETCQKHLAAGAKKVIMSAPSKDDTPMFVYGVNDNTYHGESIISNASCTTNCLAPVAKVLNDTWGIKRGLMTTVHAATATQKTVDGPSNKDWRGGRGILENIIPSSTGAAKAVGVVIPELNKKLTGMAFRVPTSDVSVVDLTVELDKDATYDDICKAMKAASEGEMKGVLGYTDQKVVSTDFRGESCTSIFDAEAGMSLDGSFVKVVSWYDNEWGYSSKVLEMVRVVAK, from the coding sequence ATGACGATTAAAGTGGGTATTAATGGCTTTGGCCGTATTGGACGCATGGTGTTTCGTTCAGCGGTGCAGAATTTTTCCGATATTGAAGTGGTTGCTATCAATGATTTATTGGAACCGGATTATCTTGCTTACATGCTGAAGCATGATTCAGTGCATGGTCGTTTTAAGGGCGATATTTCTGTTGATGGTAATACACTTGTTGTCAATGGAAAAAGAATTCGTTTGACGGCCATTAAAGATCCTGCTGAACTGAAGTGGGATGAGGTAGGCGTGGACGTGGTGATTGAATCAACGGGCCTTTTTCTGACCAAGGAAACCTGTCAGAAGCATCTGGCTGCAGGTGCCAAGAAAGTGATTATGTCAGCGCCATCTAAAGATGACACGCCGATGTTTGTATATGGAGTGAATGATAATACTTATCATGGTGAGAGTATTATTTCCAATGCTTCATGTACCACGAACTGTCTTGCGCCTGTTGCCAAGGTATTGAACGATACCTGGGGTATTAAACGTGGATTGATGACGACTGTACATGCTGCTACGGCAACTCAGAAGACTGTTGATGGCCCGTCCAATAAAGACTGGCGCGGTGGCCGTGGTATTCTGGAAAATATTATTCCTTCTTCAACGGGTGCTGCAAAAGCAGTGGGTGTCGTTATTCCAGAGTTGAATAAGAAGCTAACCGGCATGGCTTTTCGTGTTCCAACATCTGATGTATCTGTTGTAGATCTGACGGTGGAACTGGATAAAGATGCAACCTATGATGATATTTGTAAGGCGATGAAGGCTGCTTCTGAAGGAGAAATGAAGGGTGTACTGGGTTATACCGATCAAAAAGTAGTGTCTACTGATTTTCGTGGTGAAAGTTGTACTTCTATTTTTGATGCCGAAGCAGGTATGTCTTTGGATGGCAGCTTCGTCAAGGTAGTCTCCTGGTATGATAATGAATGGGGCTACTCCAGCAAGGTGTTGGAAATGGTTCGCGTGGTTGCTAAGTAA
- a CDS encoding phosphoglycerate kinase, translating to MSVIKLIDLNLKGKRVFIRADLNVPVKNGIVTSDARITASMATINHCLEQGAKVMVTSHLGRPEEGEWTEENSLKPVADNIASRLGKPVRLIKDWVEGSFEIKEGELVILENCRINIGEKKNAEETARKYAKLCDIFVMDAFGTAHRAQASTHGIAKYAPVACAGILLTEELEALTKALLNPARPMVAIVGGSKVSTKLTVLESLSEKVDQLVVGGGIANTFLKATGKNIGNSLCENDLVPTAKMLMDKMMKRNASIPIAVDVVVGKKFDANEPAVLKKADAVNDDEMIFDIGPESAQELADIIMQAGTVVWNGPVGVFEFDQFGAGTKTIATAIANTKAFTLAGGGDTIAAIQKYDIYDKVSYISTAGGAFLEFLEGKKLPAVEILEMRAH from the coding sequence GTGTCTGTTATCAAGCTTATCGACCTTAATCTCAAGGGGAAGCGTGTTTTTATTCGTGCTGATCTGAATGTGCCAGTTAAGAATGGCATCGTGACTTCGGATGCACGTATCACTGCCTCAATGGCAACGATTAATCATTGTCTGGAGCAGGGAGCTAAAGTCATGGTTACTTCTCATCTGGGTCGTCCAGAAGAGGGTGAGTGGACAGAAGAAAATTCATTAAAGCCGGTTGCCGACAATATCGCTAGCCGTCTCGGTAAACCAGTACGTCTAATCAAAGACTGGGTGGAAGGTAGTTTTGAAATTAAGGAAGGCGAGTTAGTCATTCTAGAAAACTGCCGGATTAATATCGGTGAAAAGAAAAACGCTGAAGAGACGGCTCGAAAGTATGCCAAACTGTGTGATATTTTTGTAATGGATGCTTTTGGTACCGCTCATCGTGCTCAAGCTTCAACGCATGGCATAGCCAAATATGCGCCTGTGGCTTGTGCGGGTATTTTATTGACAGAAGAACTCGAAGCTTTAACCAAAGCATTATTGAATCCTGCCCGTCCAATGGTTGCGATCGTAGGTGGATCTAAGGTTTCAACTAAGCTTACAGTGCTTGAATCACTTTCTGAAAAAGTTGACCAACTGGTGGTTGGCGGCGGTATTGCCAATACTTTTCTTAAAGCGACAGGTAAGAATATTGGTAATTCGTTATGTGAAAATGATCTTGTGCCAACGGCTAAAATGCTGATGGATAAGATGATGAAACGTAACGCTTCAATTCCAATTGCCGTCGATGTGGTTGTTGGAAAGAAATTTGATGCGAATGAACCAGCGGTATTAAAGAAGGCCGATGCCGTGAATGATGATGAAATGATTTTTGATATCGGACCTGAAAGCGCGCAGGAATTGGCTGATATTATTATGCAGGCTGGCACGGTTGTCTGGAATGGTCCGGTAGGAGTATTTGAGTTTGATCAATTCGGTGCTGGGACCAAAACGATTGCGACAGCTATTGCAAATACGAAGGCTTTTACTTTGGCAGGTGGGGGCGATACGATCGCGGCCATTCAAAAATACGATATTTATGATAAGGTTTCTTATATTTCGACGGCGGGTGGTGCGTTCTTGGAGTTTTTAGAGGGCAAGAAGTTGCCTGCAGTAGAAATATTAGAGATGCGCGCACACTGA
- the pyk gene encoding pyruvate kinase, translating into MIRRTKIVATLGPACGNPKVLGRMIEAGVDVVRINFSHGTREEHIGYAELTRSLARAAGYTIGVLADLQGPKIRVGKFENGKIKLEIGDEFILDAECELGNQERVGLDYKELPNDVETGATLMLDDGRIVLGVSKVRGHQIYCVVEQGGILSNNKGINRKGGGLGAPALTSKDLEDIKTAAAFNADFLAVSFPRSGDDMRQARALMTAAGGKSLLMAKIERSEAILALDDILEASDAIMVARGDLAVEVGDAVVPALQKRMISAARARNKLVVTATQMMESMITNPIPTRAEVSDVANAVLDGTDAVMLSAESAAGVYPVESVEAMARVCLEAEKEYLVNQDGRIPIVHPTTIEEAIARATMFTASGLQIRAIAALTQSGVTALLMSRRSSKVPIFALSPQEDTRGKVTLFRGVYPVEFGDGLIDPEVILSLAEDELLKRGVIRNGDLMVMTIGEPVGKAGGTNTMKIVKVGECKQKEDTDMV; encoded by the coding sequence ATGATCCGAAGAACAAAAATTGTAGCAACACTTGGGCCTGCATGTGGTAATCCAAAGGTTCTGGGACGAATGATTGAAGCTGGGGTAGATGTTGTTCGGATTAACTTTTCCCACGGTACCCGGGAAGAGCATATTGGATACGCTGAGTTAACCCGCTCACTGGCACGTGCCGCTGGCTATACAATCGGTGTATTGGCTGATTTACAAGGCCCTAAAATTCGCGTTGGTAAATTCGAGAATGGAAAAATCAAATTAGAAATTGGGGATGAATTTATACTGGATGCGGAGTGCGAACTGGGTAATCAGGAGCGGGTAGGCCTGGATTATAAAGAATTGCCTAATGATGTCGAGACGGGTGCGACATTGATGCTGGATGATGGCCGTATTGTTCTGGGCGTATCAAAGGTTAGAGGACATCAAATCTACTGCGTAGTCGAACAGGGTGGTATTTTATCCAATAATAAAGGCATTAATCGTAAGGGTGGGGGTCTAGGCGCTCCGGCTTTGACCAGCAAAGACCTGGAAGATATCAAGACTGCGGCGGCATTTAATGCGGATTTCCTGGCAGTATCTTTCCCCCGCTCTGGTGACGATATGCGACAGGCACGTGCCTTGATGACTGCAGCGGGCGGCAAAAGCCTGCTTATGGCGAAGATTGAGCGCTCTGAAGCGATTCTTGCATTGGACGATATTTTAGAAGCGTCGGATGCCATTATGGTTGCACGGGGGGATTTGGCTGTTGAAGTCGGCGATGCAGTAGTGCCTGCTTTACAAAAAAGAATGATTAGTGCCGCTCGTGCCAGGAATAAATTAGTAGTTACAGCGACTCAGATGATGGAATCGATGATTACGAATCCGATTCCGACTCGTGCAGAGGTATCTGATGTGGCTAACGCAGTGCTGGATGGGACGGATGCGGTTATGTTATCGGCTGAATCTGCTGCAGGTGTTTATCCCGTTGAATCGGTGGAGGCAATGGCGCGGGTCTGTCTAGAAGCGGAAAAGGAATATTTAGTAAACCAGGATGGACGAATACCCATTGTTCATCCAACAACAATTGAAGAAGCCATTGCCCGCGCGACGATGTTTACTGCCAGCGGCTTACAGATTCGTGCTATCGCTGCACTAACTCAAAGTGGCGTAACCGCATTGTTAATGTCGCGTAGGAGTTCTAAAGTGCCCATATTTGCGCTCAGTCCTCAAGAAGATACGCGAGGTAAAGTGACGCTGTTTCGTGGTGTTTATCCGGTAGAATTTGGTGATGGTTTGATTGATCCGGAGGTGATTTTAAGCCTTGCGGAAGATGAGTTGCTCAAGCGTGGTGTAATAAGAAATGGTGATCTTATGGTGATGACTATCGGCGAACCGGTTGGAAAAGCGGGCGGAACGAATACGATGAAGATAGTTAAGGTAGGTGAGTGTAAACAAAAAGAAGATACCGATATGGTATGA
- the fba gene encoding class II fructose-bisphosphate aldolase (catalyzes the reversible aldol condensation of dihydroxyacetonephosphate and glyceraldehyde 3-phosphate in the Calvin cycle, glycolysis, and/or gluconeogenesis) — translation MALVSLRQLLDHAAENGYGLPAFNVNNLEQIHAIMQAADECDSPVIMQGSAGARKYAGEAFLRHLIAAAVEAYPHIPVVMHQDHGASPAVCINAIRSGFSSVMMDGSLEADAKTPSSYEYNVNITAQVVDIAHSVGVSVEGELGCLGSLESGMGEAEDGHGAEGVLSHDQLLTDPEQAADFVKKTGVDALAIAIGTSHGAYKFTRKPTGDILAIERIKAIHQRIPNTHLVMHGSSSVPQEWLEVIREYGGEMKETYGVPVEEIQEGIKNGVRKINIDTDIRLAMTGAIRRHLAHNKSEFDPRKFLKEATTAAKDICKARFEAFGCAGQAGKIKPIMLDQMTERYLKGELKAIVK, via the coding sequence ATGGCGCTAGTATCATTACGACAACTTTTGGATCATGCGGCAGAGAATGGCTACGGCTTACCTGCTTTTAATGTTAATAATCTGGAGCAGATTCATGCCATTATGCAGGCGGCTGATGAATGTGACAGTCCCGTCATTATGCAGGGCTCTGCCGGCGCACGTAAGTATGCGGGGGAAGCTTTTCTGCGTCATCTGATTGCTGCAGCGGTGGAGGCTTATCCTCATATTCCAGTTGTTATGCACCAGGATCATGGCGCATCCCCAGCTGTTTGTATTAATGCAATTCGCAGCGGTTTTTCCAGTGTCATGATGGATGGTTCTCTGGAAGCAGACGCTAAAACGCCTTCGTCTTATGAATATAACGTTAATATTACAGCTCAGGTTGTGGATATTGCGCATTCAGTGGGCGTTTCGGTTGAAGGTGAGCTGGGTTGTTTGGGTTCACTTGAATCAGGCATGGGAGAAGCTGAAGATGGTCATGGCGCAGAAGGTGTGTTGAGCCATGATCAGTTGTTAACGGATCCTGAGCAGGCTGCTGATTTTGTTAAGAAAACAGGAGTGGATGCATTGGCGATTGCGATTGGTACCTCACATGGTGCTTACAAGTTTACGCGTAAGCCAACCGGCGATATTCTGGCAATTGAGCGAATAAAAGCAATCCATCAGCGTATTCCAAATACGCATTTGGTTATGCATGGTTCTAGCTCGGTGCCACAGGAATGGTTGGAAGTTATCCGTGAATATGGCGGCGAAATGAAAGAAACTTATGGTGTGCCGGTAGAAGAAATACAGGAAGGGATAAAAAATGGTGTACGGAAGATTAATATCGACACCGATATCCGCCTTGCTATGACTGGTGCGATTCGTCGTCATTTAGCTCACAATAAGAGCGAATTTGATCCTCGTAAGTTTCTTAAGGAAGCAACCACTGCGGCCAAAGATATTTGTAAAGCGCGTTTTGAAGCATTTGGTTGTGCTGGTCAGGCGGGGAAAATCAAACCTATTATGCTAGATCAGATGACAGAGCGGTATCTTAAGGGAGAATTAAAAGCGATCGTTAAATAA
- a CDS encoding CYTH and CHAD domain-containing protein — protein MIPTEIELKLRLSPKHVADLQCLPLLKSMSMTRPITQKLYSIYYDTPDLHLMHHGIALRLRRVGRHWIQTIKGGGSASAGLHQHNEWEARVSNEQPDFTKITDPNLIRLLSGPQLRKQLRPIFTTDFSRHTRLLQLNDGSQAEFSLDQGKISTDRKKSALCEIEIELKSGNSVQLLEFALVLSRAFPFPLRLENTNKAERGFALYSGQKRPPSKAQPLVMHPDTDLAAAFKEVLQNCLTHLNNNENGLLEDSNSEYLHQMRIALRRQQSALNQFSQALPKDRLLLAIAPELKWLTRQFNPARDWDVFCTQTLPMIHTGFPDHTGINKLKKSCLRLRHKHYKSAQHAVKSKRYLEIMLKLSLWLNSKQLSPQFRSGNPAASLHTSVIPFSNTLLTNQHQQLKKYGNSLTTLSTSSLHSFRISIKKQRYLTEFFITLYPGRESSQYLRSLHELQDILGVINDQAVIKQYLKKIKITRKTTTQSEAIGIILGWVAHQTLLQKPALNRAWISFNKTAPFWQKTTAGKRA, from the coding sequence GTGATACCCACCGAAATTGAGCTCAAACTACGCTTGTCACCAAAACACGTTGCAGATCTACAGTGCCTGCCATTACTCAAATCCATGAGCATGACCCGCCCCATTACACAAAAGCTCTATAGTATTTATTATGATACGCCAGACCTGCACCTCATGCATCACGGTATCGCATTGCGGTTACGCCGGGTCGGCCGACATTGGATTCAGACTATTAAAGGAGGCGGATCGGCATCAGCCGGTTTACATCAACATAATGAATGGGAAGCCCGGGTATCAAACGAACAGCCCGATTTCACGAAAATTACAGACCCCAATCTGATTCGACTATTGAGTGGCCCCCAGTTACGTAAGCAACTTCGCCCGATATTTACAACCGATTTTTCTCGTCACACTCGCCTGTTACAATTAAACGACGGTAGTCAAGCTGAATTCAGCCTTGATCAAGGTAAGATTTCTACTGATCGAAAAAAAAGCGCGCTATGTGAAATAGAGATAGAATTAAAATCAGGTAATTCGGTTCAACTACTTGAATTTGCCTTAGTATTATCACGCGCTTTCCCGTTTCCCTTAAGACTAGAGAATACAAACAAGGCGGAACGCGGCTTTGCACTTTATTCTGGGCAGAAGCGGCCGCCAAGCAAAGCGCAGCCCCTTGTTATGCATCCTGATACCGATCTAGCGGCCGCATTCAAAGAAGTATTACAGAATTGCCTAACCCATCTGAACAATAATGAGAATGGCCTATTGGAAGATTCTAATAGTGAATACCTGCATCAAATGCGTATTGCCCTAAGAAGACAGCAATCGGCACTGAACCAGTTCTCACAAGCACTCCCTAAAGATCGCCTGTTGTTAGCCATTGCACCCGAATTAAAATGGCTGACCCGTCAATTTAACCCGGCTCGAGATTGGGATGTTTTCTGCACACAAACACTTCCCATGATACACACCGGCTTTCCCGATCATACAGGCATCAACAAACTCAAAAAATCATGTCTCCGGTTACGTCATAAACACTATAAAAGCGCACAGCATGCTGTCAAATCAAAACGTTATTTAGAAATAATGTTAAAGCTAAGCCTGTGGCTTAATTCCAAACAGTTATCCCCTCAATTCAGATCAGGAAATCCCGCGGCATCACTTCATACATCCGTAATACCGTTTTCAAATACGCTGTTGACTAACCAGCACCAACAGCTAAAAAAATATGGCAATTCGTTGACGACACTCAGTACATCTTCATTACATAGTTTTCGTATCAGCATAAAGAAACAACGTTATCTAACCGAATTCTTTATTACGCTTTACCCAGGCAGGGAATCCAGTCAATACCTTCGGTCGCTACATGAGTTACAGGATATTCTTGGCGTGATCAATGATCAGGCTGTCATCAAACAATATTTAAAGAAAATAAAGATTACCCGCAAGACAACAACACAGAGCGAAGCAATCGGGATTATCCTCGGATGGGTTGCGCATCAAACCCTATTGCAGAAACCAGCACTCAATCGTGCCTGGATCTCCTTCAATAAAACAGCTCCTTTCTGGCAAAAGACAACTGCCGGAAAACGAGCCTAA
- the ppk1 gene encoding polyphosphate kinase 1, with amino-acid sequence MSYSPTSNPFLNRELSQIEFNRRVLAQAENKDNPLLERLRFLCIVSSNLDEFFEVRVAGLKEQIKLDTPGLGPDHMVPHRAFKLVSEQSHQIVARQYQLLNAEILPGLANESIHFLRRDAWDDKQRDWIKAFFFRELMPVLTPIGLDPAHPFPRVLNKSLNFAVALEGKDAFGRNSGTAIVQAPRILPRVIRLPEEISCGQYSFVFLSSILHAHVGELFSGMNTLGCYQFRATRNSDLFVDEEAVKNLRIALQGELPQRHFGNAVRLEVADNCSQHIADFLLEQLCLTRDDFYQVEGPVNLARLMYVSDQINRPDLKFPSFIPGLPISPQKKKITNIFQMLRKHDLLLHHPYQSFQPVIHFIQQAAIDPNVVAVKQTVYRTGTDSMVMDALIAAASRGKEVTVVVELLARFDEEANINWASRLEEVGAHVVYGVVGHKTHSKIAMIVRREEGKLRRYVHLGTGNYHPGTARSYTDFGLLTCHEEICTDVNEVFIQLTGLGRAGKLTHLWQSPFNLHSQILNAINNEIQNIKAGKPTRIIAKMNALLEPRIIQTLYAASNSGISIDLIVRGACALRPGIQGMSENIRVRSIIGRFLEHTRIFYFCNNNAHNVYLSSADWMDRNFFRRIELCFPVLDDRLKKRVINEGLKPYLRDNCQAWEMDQNGGYRCKSVRPSRRYSAQEALLGKLAVVS; translated from the coding sequence ATGAGCTATTCTCCCACATCGAATCCATTTCTTAACCGCGAGCTCAGTCAAATCGAATTCAATCGACGGGTACTTGCCCAGGCCGAGAATAAAGATAATCCCCTTCTGGAACGACTACGCTTTTTATGTATCGTCAGCAGCAATCTTGATGAATTTTTTGAAGTGCGTGTAGCCGGTCTGAAAGAACAAATTAAATTAGATACACCTGGCTTAGGACCAGATCACATGGTGCCACATCGCGCTTTTAAACTCGTATCTGAACAATCCCATCAGATCGTGGCTCGTCAGTACCAATTATTGAATGCGGAGATTTTGCCGGGATTAGCAAACGAAAGTATTCATTTCCTGCGGCGAGATGCCTGGGATGATAAGCAACGTGACTGGATCAAAGCCTTCTTCTTCCGAGAGCTCATGCCGGTATTAACGCCTATAGGCCTTGACCCCGCTCACCCTTTCCCACGCGTACTGAATAAGAGCCTCAATTTTGCTGTCGCGTTAGAAGGTAAAGATGCCTTTGGTCGTAATTCCGGCACCGCTATTGTTCAGGCCCCTCGTATACTGCCACGTGTCATTCGTCTGCCAGAAGAAATCAGTTGTGGTCAATATAGCTTTGTATTTCTTTCATCAATTCTGCATGCGCACGTGGGAGAGCTTTTTTCTGGAATGAATACATTAGGTTGCTATCAATTCCGCGCTACCCGTAATAGCGATTTATTCGTTGATGAAGAGGCAGTTAAAAATTTACGCATTGCATTACAAGGAGAATTACCCCAGCGTCATTTTGGTAACGCTGTCAGATTAGAAGTCGCCGATAATTGCTCGCAGCACATCGCGGATTTTCTGTTAGAACAACTCTGTCTGACTCGAGATGATTTCTACCAAGTAGAAGGCCCCGTAAACCTGGCTCGTCTCATGTACGTTTCGGATCAGATTAATCGTCCTGATCTAAAATTTCCATCATTTATTCCGGGCTTACCTATATCACCGCAAAAAAAGAAAATCACTAATATTTTTCAGATGCTCCGCAAGCATGATCTTTTGTTGCATCATCCATATCAATCATTCCAACCAGTCATCCATTTTATTCAACAAGCGGCTATAGATCCCAATGTGGTCGCTGTGAAACAAACTGTTTATCGTACCGGTACAGACTCAATGGTAATGGATGCGCTCATTGCGGCTGCAAGCAGGGGAAAAGAAGTTACAGTCGTTGTAGAATTACTGGCTCGCTTTGATGAGGAGGCAAACATTAATTGGGCTAGCCGTCTCGAAGAAGTTGGCGCGCATGTCGTTTATGGCGTCGTCGGTCATAAAACGCACTCTAAAATCGCCATGATTGTCCGCCGCGAAGAAGGCAAATTGCGCCGTTATGTACATTTAGGCACGGGTAACTATCATCCTGGTACAGCTCGATCATATACTGACTTCGGCTTACTGACCTGTCACGAAGAAATCTGCACAGATGTCAATGAGGTATTCATACAACTAACGGGCCTGGGTAGAGCTGGCAAATTAACACATTTATGGCAATCACCTTTCAACCTTCATAGTCAGATATTAAATGCAATCAATAATGAAATCCAAAATATCAAAGCAGGTAAACCTACCCGAATAATCGCCAAAATGAATGCACTCCTGGAACCCAGGATTATTCAAACACTCTACGCAGCTTCTAATTCTGGTATCAGTATCGATCTCATTGTGCGCGGCGCGTGTGCTTTACGTCCCGGCATTCAGGGCATGTCCGAAAACATCAGGGTTCGGTCGATAATTGGACGCTTCCTGGAACATACACGTATTTTCTATTTCTGTAACAACAACGCACACAATGTATACCTTTCCAGCGCAGACTGGATGGATCGCAATTTCTTTCGTCGTATAGAGCTCTGTTTTCCAGTTTTAGATGATCGGCTTAAGAAACGTGTCATCAATGAAGGCTTAAAACCTTATCTCAGAGATAATTGCCAGGCATGGGAAATGGATCAGAATGGAGGCTATCGTTGCAAATCCGTCCGGCCTAGCCGAAGATATTCTGCTCAGGAAGCATTATTAGGAAAATTGGCCGTAGTAAGTTAA
- a CDS encoding oxidative damage protection protein, producing the protein MARMIYCIRLGREAEGLDYQTYPGELGKRIFDNVSKEAWAEWIQHQTMLVNENRLNLADIKARKYLAEQMEAHFFGAGAENPVGYVPPEKS; encoded by the coding sequence ATGGCTAGAATGATCTATTGCATTAGACTTGGGCGTGAAGCAGAAGGATTAGACTATCAAACCTATCCGGGTGAATTAGGAAAACGTATTTTTGATAACGTATCCAAAGAGGCCTGGGCTGAATGGATTCAGCATCAAACTATGCTGGTCAATGAGAACCGCTTGAATCTTGCGGATATCAAAGCTCGCAAGTATCTTGCCGAACAAATGGAAGCTCATTTCTTTGGAGCTGGTGCAGAAAATCCTGTCGGCTATGTGCCGCCGGAAAAATCTTGA